Within the Micromonospora tarapacensis genome, the region GCTGCAGTCCGGCTGGCGGGTGGTCGGTGTCGACCACGGCGGCCGGCTGCCGGCGCTCTGGCCGCAGGCCGGCCGGGGTTCTCAGGGTTTCGCCCTGCGGGCGGCGATGGCCGAGACGGTGGCCGGCGGCGGCCGATGAACGGAAGGTCCCCCTCATGATCGCCCACCGCAACCTGGGCCTGGTCGCCGCCGCCGCGACGCTGCTCGCGGCGGCGCCGCTGTCGGCCATCTTCGATCGCTGGACCTGGTTGGTCCAGGCAGTCATCGCGGTCGCCGCGGTGGCCGCGGCGGCGGCGCTGGCCCGGCTCGGCCGGACCCCGCTGTCGCTCCAGATCCTGGCCATGGTGGGCGGCCTCACGCTCGCCCTGACCTGGCTGTTTCCCAGCGGTGAGGAACTGCTGGCGGTGCTGCCCACCCCCGCCACCTTCGGGCATTTCGCCGAGTTGTTGAGCAACTCGGTCGGCGACATGCGCTCGCACGGCGTGAAGGTCCCCGACACCGATCCGCTGCTGTTCATCACGGTGCTCGGGGTCGGCGGGGTGGCGGTGCTGGTGGACGTGCTCTGCGTCGGCCTGCGTCGGCCCGCCCTGGCCGGCCTGCCGATGCTGGCCATCTACTCGGTGCCGGTGGCGGTCTACGTGGACAGCGTCCCGCCGGTGCCGTTCGCGATCGGTGCCGCCGGCTTCCTCTGGCTGCTGGTCACCGACAACGTGGACCGGGTCCGCCGCTTCGGTCGGCGGTTCACCGGCGATGGCCGGGACGTCGACGTCTGGGAAGCCTCCCGCTGGCCGCCGCCGGCCGGCGGCTGGCCGTGCTGGGTCTCGCGCTGGCCGTGCTGGTGCCGCTGGCCGTGCCGGGGATGACCGCGGGGCTGCTGACCGGCCTGAACTCCGGCGTCGGCTCCGGCATCGGTCCGGGGCTGGGGGGCTCCCCGGGCCGGGTCGACCTGTTCGCCGCGCTCAGCGGGCAGCTCAACCAGTCCCAGGTGACCGACCTGGTGAAGGTCAGCACCACCGAGGAGGATCCGTTCTACCTGCGCTTCGGCGTCGCCGACGAACTGCGCAACGACGGCTTCCGGGTCCGCGGTCCCAACGGCCGGCGGGTCGGCGGCGACCTGCCCGATCCTTCCGGGCGGTCGCAACCGGGCGTCGAGCGGACCCGGCACCGGGCCACCGTGGAGGTCAGCCGGGATCTGGTCATGCCGCTGCTGCCGGTCTACGCCGAGCCGGTCAGTTTTGCCGAACTGGGCAACAACTGGTATTACGACCCGAACCTGCAGGTCGTCTTCTCCAACCGGGAGAACTCCCGGGGCAAGCAGTACGCGTTCGACTACGTACGCACCACGTACACTCCGCAGGCCCTGCGCCGGGCGCAGCCGCTGCCGGCGGATCTGCCCCTGCGCCGGCAGCAGACCGTGACCCCGGACGTGCCCGAGGTACGGGCCCTGGTGGCGGAGCTGATCCAGGGCGAACGCACCGAGTACGACAAGGTGCGCGCCATCTACGACTACTTCTCCGAGGACAACGGTTTCAGCTACCGGCTCAGCACCGAGCAGGGCACCAGCGGCCAGGAGATCCTCGACTTCCTGGAGAACAAGGTCGGCTACTGCCAGCAGTACGCGGCGGCGCTGGCCTGGATGGTCCGCGATGCCGGCATCCCGGCCCGGGTCGCCTTCGGGTTCACCAACGGCAGCGGGCGCAGCGATGACAGCTACACGCTTACCAACCGGAACCTGCACGCCTGGACGGAGGTCTACTTCGACCAGATCGGCTGGGTGCCCTTCGACGCCACTCCGGCCTACGGCGTGCCGGGTTCGACGCGGTCGGCGTGGGCGCCGGACACCGACGCCCCCGAGGAGAACTCACCGCAGACCGGCGCGGCGGGCACGCCCGACCAGGCCGACCCGTCGGCGGGGCCGGACGGGGGACCGGACCAGTTCGAGGAGGGCACCGATCCGGGCGCGGCCGCCGGTTCCGACAATCCGAACCAGCCGGTGTCACGCTGGCCGTGGCTGATCGTGGCCGGCGTACTGCTGCTGGTCCTGCTCGCCGTGCCCGCGTTGCGCCGGCTCGCCCTGCGTCGCCGCCGGGAACGGCCGGCACCGGCGATCCGGACGGTGGACGTTCCGGACGCGAGCCGGCCCACGACGGGCGGTCCGCTCGTGGTGGTCGGCGCCGATCCGGACCGGGCGCGGGCCGACGCGCACGCCGCCTGGGACGAGCTGATCGACACGCTGGTCGACTACCGGGTCCGGGTCGACCGGACGGAAACTCCCCGGGCGACCGCCGACCGGCTGGCCCGGGAGGCGATCACCGCCGACACCGAGGCCACCTCGGCGGTCCGCCTGCTCGGCCGGGCGGAGGAGCGGGCCCGCTACGCCCGCGATCCGTTGACCGGTGAGCCCCTGCCGGCGGCCCTGCGGACCGTGCGCAACGCGCTCGCCGGGCGGTCGGACCGGCGCACCCGGCTGATGGCGGCCGTGTTGCCGCCGTCGGTGCTGCACCGGTGGCGCACCGCCGCCGCGGACGCCTCTTCCGGGCTGGTCGCCTCGGGTGGGCAGCTGCGTCACCGGCTGCTGCGGTTCAGTCCGCGCCGGCTGATCGCCAGTCGCGCGGGCCGCTGAGCGGACCGGCGACCCGGGTCGGACCGGTGCCGGTGTTCAGCGTGCGTCCGGTCCGTGACTCGGGCTGTCCGACACGTTCCGGGTCAGCTGGGTCACGGATCGCAGCCGGCCGTCCGCGGCCAGGCGGCCGAACATGAAGATCTCCGTCGAGATGGGCTGGCCCCTGCGCATGACCGCGGTCAGGACGTAGCGCGCCGCCACCTGCTCGCCGTCGTTGACGACCTCCCGGACCACGGTCCGGATCTCGACCGCTCGCCGGCGTCCCGAGTGCACATGGGCGAGCAGCCGTCCCCGGTCGAGCGGCAGGCCGTCGTTGGTGAGGATGAAGTCCGGGGTGTGGTAGCGGTCGAAGACCGCCGCCGGCTCCTCGTCGCCGAAGGCGATCTCCTGTGGATAGCCGTGCAGGTAACCGGCCAGGTCGTGGCCGGGGAGGCGGGTGCTGGACGCGGTCATGAGAGCCCTTCTCGGCGGTTATCCCTTACACACACGTCCAAGATATCGCCATCCGCTAACCTGGACAACCGTGTCTGAGATGAGCGGGCCGAGGCGGCGGCGACGCGCCGACGCCGAACGCAGCAGCGCCGTCGTGCTCCGGGCCGCCATCGACCTGTTGGCCCGCCGGCCGCAGGCCAGCATGGAGGACATCGCGGCCGCCGCCGGGGTCGCCCGGCAGACCGTGTACGCGCACTACTCGTCGCGGGACCGCCTGCTGACAGCCGTGGTCGAGCACGTCATGGCCGACGTGATGGCAGTCTTCGACAGCCTGGACCTCGACCGCGGGTCCCCCGTCGACTCACTGCGACGCTGGCTGGACGCCGCGTGGCGGGTGCTGGCCCGGTACCCGATCCTGCTGACCGACGCCGTCGTCGCACCACCCGCGGACGAGTACCGGCGACACCTGCGGATCACCGGACACCTGGTCGAACTCCTCGAACGGGGTCGACGCTCGGGCGAGTTCGACAAGCGACCACCGGTCACGTGGCAGGTGTCGGCGATCGTCGGGCTGGGCCACGCGGCCGGGCAGGAGGTGGCCGCCGGCAGGATGCCGATGCAGGACGCCGGCGCGGCGTTCCGGCGCGGGGCGCTGCGGGTGTGCGTCCGCTCCGACGACTAGGCGTCGGCCCACGGCGGCGAGGAGAGCATCCCGCCCGGCGGTCGGCCACCGCCGGCACGCGGAACCCGGCGCGTGGGCGGCAGGGTCGACCGGCGCCGACGGCAACGCCGAACAGCTCGACCGGCACCGGGCCGATCGAGCGCAAATCGCCCCAGCTGTCGGGCCGGGGTGAACTGCCCCGCCTCAGGTGCGGCGGGGCATGGTCAGCGGTGCCCCTCCGGGCGCTGCCGCCACCGGTCCTCCAACCGGTCGAGTAAGCCGGGCCGTCGGCCGGCGCGACCTCGGGACCGGCGACGACTGGCCGTGCCTCCGACGACGTGCAGGTCGGGTGACTGCGCCCGACGGTGCGACTGCACCGCGAACGCGGCCGAGGCCAGCATGACAACGAATCCCGCCACTGCCAGCGGCGGCGTCTTGATCACCGCGCCGTAGACCAACAACGCCAGGCCAACGATGATCATGCCGGCAGCGACGAGCAGGCGACGCCGCGCGTGGAAGCGCGGATCGCTGGCGCGCACAGCCGAGGCGAACTTGGTGTCCTCGGCAAGCGACCGCTCGATCTGATCGAACAGCCGCTGCTCGTGCTCCGAGAGCGGCACGGCACTCCTCCCCGGTCACGTTGGTCGGCCCGGTCGGGCCGACAGACCGTGGCAGCCAACCGGCTGCTTACCCGCAAGTCTACGAGGGCCCCCGCGCGTCGGAAAGCGGGACGACCTACGGCCGGGTCGGATTTTCGCTTCGTCGCGGCCCCCGCCCGGTGAGAAGACTAGCCGGTCCTATGACGGACCGCCCGAAACGGGCAGCCGCCGCGTCGGCGGCGACCTCCGCCTCCCGCCAGCCCCGCTCCGGCTCGCCCAGGGCGAGTTGCCGCGGCGTCTCGTCGGCCACCGTCAACCCCTCCGCCCGGACACCGACCAGTCGGATCCGCTCACCCGGGTCCAGAGCCGTGTAAAGCGCCCACGCCGTGTCGAACAACTCCCGGGCCACGTCCGTCGGCACGTCGTGGGTGCGGGCGCGGGTCACCGTGCGGAAGTCGGCGGTGCGTACCTTGAGCGACACGGTCCGCCCCACCTGCCCGGCGCCGCGCAACCGGGCACCGACCTTCTCGGCCAGGGCGAGCAGCGTTCGCCGGATCTCGGTCGGGTCGTCGACGTCCACGTCGAAGGTGACCTCGGCGCCGATGGACTTCTCCACCTGGCCCGGGCTGACCCGGCGCGGGTCGCGCCCCCACGCCAACTCGTGCAGGTGCGCCGCGGCCGCCTCGCCGAGCGCGCCGCGCAGCATGCCGACCGGCGCCCGCGCGAGGTCACCGACGGTACGCAGGCCGAGCCGGATCAACGCCTGCTCGGCACGCTCCCCCACCCCCCACAGCGCGGCGA harbors:
- a CDS encoding nuclear transport factor 2-like protein; the encoded protein is MTASSTRLPGHDLAGYLHGYPQEIAFGDEEPAAVFDRYHTPDFILTNDGLPLDRGRLLAHVHSGRRRAVEIRTVVREVVNDGEQVAARYVLTAVMRRGQPISTEIFMFGRLAADGRLRSVTQLTRNVSDSPSHGPDAR
- a CDS encoding TetR/AcrR family transcriptional regulator: MSGPRRRRRADAERSSAVVLRAAIDLLARRPQASMEDIAAAAGVARQTVYAHYSSRDRLLTAVVEHVMADVMAVFDSLDLDRGSPVDSLRRWLDAAWRVLARYPILLTDAVVAPPADEYRRHLRITGHLVELLERGRRSGEFDKRPPVTWQVSAIVGLGHAAGQEVAAGRMPMQDAGAAFRRGALRVCVRSDD
- a CDS encoding DUF3040 domain-containing protein codes for the protein MPLSEHEQRLFDQIERSLAEDTKFASAVRASDPRFHARRRLLVAAGMIIVGLALLVYGAVIKTPPLAVAGFVVMLASAAFAVQSHRRAQSPDLHVVGGTASRRRSRGRAGRRPGLLDRLEDRWRQRPEGHR
- a CDS encoding DNA polymerase IV, yielding MGRSQSLPRGGDPRFGPGADDADCPILHVDMDAFYASVEVRHRPELRGRAVVVGGVGPRGVVSSASYEARRYGVRSAMPTMRARALCPHAVFLAPDFARYTAASRAVMQIFRDVTPLVEPLSLDEAFLDVAGARRLFGPPAAIARGIRERVVAEQGLTCSVGVAPSKFVAKLGSTRAKPDGLLVVPADQVLDFLHPLPVAALWGVGERAEQALIRLGLRTVGDLARAPVGMLRGALGEAAAAHLHELAWGRDPRRVSPGQVEKSIGAEVTFDVDVDDPTEIRRTLLALAEKVGARLRGAGQVGRTVSLKVRTADFRTVTRARTHDVPTDVARELFDTAWALYTALDPGERIRLVGVRAEGLTVADETPRQLALGEPERGWREAEVAADAAAARFGRSVIGPASLLTGRGPRRSENPTRP